From the genome of bacterium, one region includes:
- a CDS encoding C4-type zinc ribbon domain-containing protein: protein MTPIIEKLLIIQDHDLRILKFEKELADIPLRKKAIDSMLDEHRQAVTAAKEVLKTRQAGIKKCEQEIEAYRDKIRKYREQQMQLKNNQEFRAMENEITGVEKLIRQCEDKILEIMETVESAQEDVKLREDALKLEEKGVSHEFSTIEGRGSEIKGELDRVKQLRAGYAADVDPVRLAQYDRFFKNKKAKVLVAVEDNGTCGGCHMKLPPYICHDAKKQADVVACGYCGRMLY, encoded by the coding sequence ATGACGCCTATTATCGAGAAGTTGCTGATTATTCAAGATCACGACCTGCGAATCTTGAAATTTGAAAAAGAATTGGCGGACATTCCGTTACGGAAGAAAGCCATTGATTCCATGCTTGATGAGCATCGGCAGGCCGTTACGGCTGCCAAGGAAGTCTTGAAGACCCGTCAGGCTGGCATCAAGAAATGTGAGCAGGAGATCGAAGCTTACCGCGACAAGATTCGCAAATACCGTGAGCAGCAGATGCAGCTCAAGAATAATCAGGAATTCCGCGCCATGGAGAACGAAATCACTGGTGTGGAAAAACTGATTCGGCAATGTGAAGACAAAATCCTTGAAATCATGGAGACCGTTGAGTCCGCCCAAGAGGATGTCAAACTGCGCGAGGATGCGCTTAAATTGGAAGAAAAGGGCGTCAGCCATGAATTTTCGACCATCGAAGGGCGGGGGAGTGAGATCAAAGGGGAACTCGATCGCGTGAAACAGCTCCGGGCTGGATACGCAGCGGATGTGGACCCGGTTCGCCTCGCTCAGTATGACCGTTTTTTTAAGAACAAAAAAGCAAAGGTTCTTGTTGCGGTGGAAGACAATGGTACTTGTGGAGGTTGTCACATGAAGCTGCCACCCTATATCTGCCATGATGCCAAAAAGCAAGCGGATGTTGTCGCCTGTGGTTATTGCGGGCGAATGTTGTATTGA